One segment of Aulosira sp. FACHB-615 DNA contains the following:
- a CDS encoding cyclic nucleotide-binding domain-containing protein: MLSSVDRLLFVRRVPIFKELRDDFIVRLTSVMHELSFPANYTIFRQGEEGRSLYIVVSGRVKVHIGNKFLAEVEQGKYFGEMAVFDTQPRSATATTIEPCECLELTQEQLYDAIEETPEIAVNIIRELSRLIRRLNESVEVTHS, encoded by the coding sequence ATGCTGAGTAGTGTTGACCGATTATTATTTGTGCGCCGAGTCCCGATTTTTAAAGAATTACGGGATGATTTTATCGTGCGGCTAACTTCAGTCATGCACGAGTTGTCATTTCCGGCAAACTATACAATTTTTAGACAGGGCGAAGAAGGGCGATCGCTTTATATAGTGGTATCAGGTAGAGTTAAAGTCCACATTGGTAATAAATTTCTCGCAGAAGTAGAACAGGGAAAATACTTTGGCGAGATGGCAGTATTTGATACACAGCCCCGTTCTGCCACTGCTACCACCATCGAACCTTGTGAATGCTTAGAACTCACACAAGAACAACTTTATGACGCAATTGAAGAAACTCCCGAAATTGCCGTCAACATCATTCGTGAGTTATCACGGCTCATCCGCAGACTGAATGAGAGTGTTGAAGTAACTCATTCATAG
- a CDS encoding segregation/condensation protein A, with protein sequence MDASELLETITLLIDQAERGEIDPWDVKVIEVIDRYLEFMAPEATTKGYEADLSQSGQAFLSASMLVLFKANTLMQWSTAGDVAEILEDDGITDLENGFSHQRRLPLELQLRRRPSAMPPPKRRVTLQELIEQLQLMANQLKLVQKVDKPARVKRQPSVRTMRQALELAHQENLTEVAQELEELLRNAAQELFQEQSYVTLEQLVQLWSQNQQPQQNNAHHESEHSHLVGVFWALLLLSAQSKVELFQAEFYQEIQIRLITDAVNIPKSVEQPIN encoded by the coding sequence ATGGATGCTTCCGAGCTATTAGAGACAATAACACTCCTCATTGACCAAGCTGAACGGGGGGAAATAGACCCTTGGGATGTCAAGGTGATAGAGGTAATTGACCGTTATTTAGAATTTATGGCACCGGAGGCGACAACAAAAGGCTATGAAGCTGATTTATCTCAATCTGGCCAAGCTTTTTTGTCGGCATCAATGCTGGTGTTATTCAAAGCAAATACCTTGATGCAATGGTCAACAGCTGGAGATGTCGCAGAAATTTTAGAAGATGACGGCATAACTGATTTGGAAAACGGCTTCTCTCATCAGCGTCGGTTGCCATTAGAGTTACAGCTACGCCGCCGTCCCTCGGCTATGCCACCGCCTAAGCGACGTGTCACCCTGCAAGAATTAATTGAACAATTGCAGCTGATGGCAAATCAGCTAAAACTCGTCCAAAAAGTTGATAAGCCGGCGCGGGTGAAGCGCCAGCCTAGTGTCCGTACAATGCGGCAGGCGCTAGAATTAGCTCACCAAGAAAATCTCACAGAAGTTGCTCAAGAACTGGAGGAGTTACTGCGTAATGCTGCCCAAGAATTATTTCAAGAACAAAGTTATGTCACCCTGGAACAGCTTGTACAATTATGGTCTCAAAACCAGCAACCACAACAAAATAATGCTCACCATGAGTCAGAACACAGCCACTTAGTTGGTGTGTTTTGGGCTTTACTGTTGTTATCGGCTCAATCTAAAGTCGAACTATTTCAAGCGGAATTTTACCAAGAAATCCAAATTCGGCTGATTACAGATGCAGTTAACATACCAAAATCCGTAGAACAACCAATAAACTAA
- a CDS encoding sugar phosphate nucleotidyltransferase: MKAMILAAGKGTRVRPITYTTPKPMIPILQKPVMEFLLELLRQHGFDQIMVNVSHLAEEIENYFRDGQRFGVQIAYSFEGKIDDGKLVGEAIGSAGGMRRIQDFSPFFDDTFVVLCGDALIDLDLTAAVKWHKSKGSIATIISKSVPLEEVSSYGVVVTDEEGRVKAFQEKPSVEEALSTNINTGIYIFEPEVFKYIPSGVEYDIGSQLFPKLVEIGAPFYAIPMDFEWVDIGKVPDYWRAIRGVLLGEIKNVQIPGHEVAPGIYTGLNVAINWDKVDITGPVYIGGMTRIEDGAKIVGPAMIGPNCWICSGATVDNSVIFEWSRLGPGVRLVDKLVFGRYCVDKTGASIDVQAAALDWLITDARQAPPVHTPLERQAIEELLGTSTS; this comes from the coding sequence ATGAAAGCGATGATTCTCGCGGCGGGTAAGGGTACTCGCGTTCGTCCCATTACCTACACGACTCCCAAACCAATGATTCCTATCTTGCAAAAGCCAGTGATGGAATTTTTACTGGAACTTTTGCGTCAACATGGTTTTGACCAAATTATGGTCAATGTTAGCCATTTAGCTGAAGAAATTGAAAACTATTTCCGCGACGGTCAACGGTTTGGCGTACAAATTGCCTATTCTTTTGAAGGTAAAATTGATGACGGTAAACTGGTGGGGGAAGCCATTGGTTCGGCGGGAGGAATGAGGCGGATTCAAGATTTCTCGCCGTTTTTTGACGATACTTTTGTAGTATTATGCGGTGATGCTTTAATTGACTTGGATTTAACAGCAGCTGTGAAGTGGCATAAATCTAAAGGGTCTATAGCCACCATCATTTCTAAATCTGTTCCCCTAGAAGAAGTTTCTAGTTACGGTGTTGTCGTTACTGATGAAGAGGGACGTGTCAAAGCTTTCCAAGAAAAACCTTCAGTAGAAGAAGCCCTCAGCACCAATATCAACACAGGGATTTACATTTTTGAGCCAGAAGTATTTAAATACATTCCCTCTGGGGTTGAATATGACATCGGTAGTCAGTTATTCCCCAAATTAGTCGAAATTGGTGCGCCTTTCTACGCGATTCCGATGGATTTTGAATGGGTAGATATTGGTAAAGTCCCAGACTACTGGCGAGCAATTCGCGGTGTGTTGCTAGGTGAAATTAAAAACGTCCAAATTCCCGGTCATGAAGTCGCCCCTGGCATCTACACTGGCTTAAATGTGGCGATCAATTGGGACAAGGTAGATATCACTGGCCCAGTTTACATTGGTGGAATGACCAGAATTGAAGATGGAGCGAAAATCGTTGGGCCAGCGATGATCGGCCCGAATTGTTGGATATGCAGTGGCGCAACTGTAGATAACAGCGTCATCTTTGAATGGTCACGTTTGGGGCCTGGTGTCCGTCTCGTTGACAAGCTGGTGTTTGGTCGTTATTGCGTGGATAAAACAGGCGCATCTATTGATGTGCAAGCTGCTGCTTTAGACTGGCTAATTACTGATGCGCGTCAAGCACCACCAGTCCACACACCTCTAGAACGACAAGCGATTGAAGAATTGCTGGGGACAAGCACCAGCTAG
- the speA gene encoding biosynthetic arginine decarboxylase, with amino-acid sequence MGVESTATSDEVVQLPSNGHKSEVKNHKQKKLLPPSTTAGDLPRAWKIEDSEALYRIEGWGQPYFSINAAGHVTVSPKGDRGGSLDLFELVNALKQRNLGLPLLIRFSDILEDRIERLNACFAKAIARYNYPGVYRGVFPVKCNQQRHLIEDLVKFGKPHQFGLEAGSKPELMIALALLDTPGALLVCNGYKDREYIETAMLAQRLGQTPIIVLEQIEEVDLVIAANRQLGIKPILGVRAKLSTQGMGRWGTSSGDRAKFGLTMPEIIEAVDKLREAELIESLQLLHFHIGSQISAINVIKDAIQEASRIYVELAMLGADMKYLDVGGGLGVDYDGSQTNFYASKNYNMQNYANDIVAELKDTCAERQIPVPTLISESGRAIASHQSVLIFDILSTSDVPLHPPEPPQEGESPIINYLWETYQSINKENYQEFFHDATQFKEEAISRFNLGILRLRERAKAERLYWACCQKILDITRQQDYVPDELEDLEKIMASIYYSNLSVFQSAPDCWAIDQLFPIMPIHRLDEEPTRRGILADLTCDSDGKIDRFIDLRDVKSVLELHTFQPGEPYYLGMFLNGAYQEIMGNLHNLFGDTNAVHIQLTPKGYQIQHVVKGDTMSEVVSYVQYDSEDMVENIRQRCEKALEEKRITLAESQRLLQTYEQSLRRYTYLNS; translated from the coding sequence ATGGGTGTTGAGTCAACTGCTACATCTGATGAGGTGGTACAACTACCGTCAAATGGTCATAAATCTGAAGTGAAAAATCACAAACAAAAAAAGTTATTACCACCAAGCACTACCGCCGGCGATTTACCTCGCGCTTGGAAAATCGAGGATAGCGAAGCACTATACCGCATTGAAGGATGGGGACAACCTTATTTTTCAATTAACGCTGCTGGTCATGTGACTGTTTCCCCCAAAGGCGATCGCGGGGGTTCTCTTGACTTGTTTGAATTGGTCAACGCCTTAAAGCAAAGGAATTTGGGGCTACCCTTGCTGATTCGCTTTTCTGACATTTTAGAAGACCGCATTGAGCGGTTAAATGCTTGTTTTGCCAAAGCGATCGCTCGTTATAACTACCCTGGTGTTTATCGTGGGGTGTTTCCTGTCAAATGCAACCAACAACGGCATTTGATTGAAGATTTAGTCAAATTTGGTAAACCCCATCAATTTGGATTAGAAGCCGGTTCCAAGCCAGAATTAATGATTGCCCTGGCTTTATTGGATACCCCAGGCGCATTGCTCGTTTGCAACGGCTATAAAGACCGGGAATACATCGAAACGGCAATGTTAGCCCAAAGACTAGGCCAAACCCCAATTATTGTTTTAGAGCAGATTGAAGAAGTTGATTTGGTAATTGCGGCTAATCGCCAGTTAGGGATTAAACCAATTTTGGGAGTGCGTGCCAAACTCAGCACCCAAGGAATGGGACGCTGGGGAACTTCCAGTGGCGATCGCGCCAAGTTTGGTTTAACCATGCCCGAAATTATCGAAGCTGTGGATAAATTACGCGAAGCCGAGTTAATCGAGTCTTTGCAGTTATTACATTTCCACATCGGTTCGCAAATTTCTGCCATCAATGTGATTAAAGATGCCATCCAAGAAGCCAGCCGCATTTATGTAGAGTTGGCGATGTTGGGAGCAGACATGAAATATCTCGATGTTGGTGGTGGCTTGGGTGTAGATTATGACGGTTCTCAAACCAACTTCTACGCCTCGAAAAACTACAACATGCAGAACTATGCCAACGATATTGTTGCAGAGTTAAAAGATACCTGTGCGGAAAGACAAATCCCAGTACCAACACTGATTAGTGAAAGTGGTAGGGCGATCGCATCTCACCAATCGGTACTGATTTTTGACATTCTCAGTACCAGCGATGTCCCCCTCCATCCCCCCGAACCACCACAAGAGGGAGAATCACCAATTATCAATTACTTGTGGGAAACTTATCAATCAATTAACAAAGAAAATTACCAAGAGTTTTTCCACGACGCAACCCAATTTAAAGAAGAAGCCATCAGCCGCTTTAACTTAGGCATTTTGCGTCTACGGGAAAGAGCCAAAGCCGAGCGACTCTATTGGGCTTGTTGTCAAAAGATTTTAGACATTACTAGACAGCAAGATTACGTACCCGATGAACTGGAAGACCTAGAAAAAATCATGGCTTCCATCTACTACTCCAACTTGTCAGTGTTTCAATCAGCACCAGACTGTTGGGCGATCGACCAATTATTTCCCATTATGCCTATCCACCGCCTTGATGAAGAACCAACAAGACGGGGAATTTTGGCAGACCTCACCTGCGACAGTGACGGTAAAATTGACCGCTTTATTGACCTGCGTGATGTCAAATCTGTTTTAGAACTGCACACCTTCCAACCAGGCGAACCCTATTACTTGGGAATGTTCCTCAATGGTGCGTATCAAGAAATCATGGGCAACCTGCACAACTTGTTTGGTGATACCAACGCCGTTCACATTCAACTCACACCCAAAGGCTACCAAATTCAACACGTCGTCAAAGGCGATACCATGAGCGAGGTAGTCAGTTATGTGCAGTATGACTCCGAAGATATGGTGGAAAATATCCGCCAACGCTGCGAGAAAGCACTAGAAGAAAAACGCATTACCTTGGCAGAATCCCAAAGGTTATTGCAAACCTACGAGCAAAGTCTCAGAAGATACACCTATCTGAACAGCTAA
- the pdxH gene encoding pyridoxamine 5'-phosphate oxidase: MNTTIADLRKDYTLQDLTETEVDPNPFIQFKKWFEQSLAAQLPEPNAMTLATATPDAKPAARMVLLKDFDERGFVFFTNYDSHKGQELAENPQAALVFWWAELERQVRICGHVEKVSEAESDKYFESRPPNSRLGAWVSHQSEVIESRELLEKRMELFQSKYENQEVPRPPHWGGLRVIPSEIEFWQGRPSRLHDRLLYTLLDDGSWKIERLSP; the protein is encoded by the coding sequence ATGAATACCACCATAGCTGACCTCCGCAAAGACTACACATTACAAGACTTAACTGAAACTGAAGTTGACCCTAACCCATTTATACAATTTAAAAAATGGTTTGAGCAGTCATTAGCAGCGCAATTGCCAGAACCCAATGCCATGACTTTAGCTACTGCCACACCTGATGCTAAACCTGCGGCGAGAATGGTGTTACTCAAAGATTTTGATGAACGAGGTTTTGTTTTTTTTACTAATTACGACAGTCACAAAGGACAAGAACTCGCAGAAAATCCTCAAGCAGCTTTGGTTTTTTGGTGGGCAGAATTAGAACGCCAAGTACGAATTTGTGGTCATGTAGAAAAAGTTTCGGAAGCAGAGTCAGACAAGTATTTTGAAAGTCGTCCACCTAATAGTCGCTTAGGTGCTTGGGTTTCTCATCAAAGCGAAGTTATCGAAAGTCGAGAACTGCTAGAAAAGCGAATGGAACTGTTTCAGAGTAAATATGAAAACCAAGAAGTTCCTCGTCCGCCTCATTGGGGGGGTTTAAGAGTCATTCCTTCCGAAATTGAGTTTTGGCAAGGTCGTCCTAGCCGACTACACGATCGCTTGCTTTATACTCTTTTAGATGATGGCAGTTGGAAAATTGAGCGGTTGTCGCCTTAG
- a CDS encoding MFS transporter, protein MAYAFYQPRILQNLELVELARWLGIVQGLIVAVVEPLNGGISDRLQQRLGSRLPMISTGVLLAGVIFVSVSLLADYNLPTGMRWIIPVLMTAWVMAMIIFRGPAIALLTQFVPTTALPQVNAILVLIFGTLGAIAPLLHTLLDSMGASITFMLGAIALVLGAYILQLFTPKHTLIAAIQPDKSATAPSVLLLLIFIIGLATGFEINLLLGIFPQKLQTQLPGLSVEFIASEILLVSAIASVPLGDWTADLGANKSMLLGVGTMTGLMGLTVLNDSSILAIALILTFGISLSLVLMSIIPLVLGKLAVTQAGLGIGLYLGGSAGGTAIVSLLIKQIGITSVAAFLLAEVACVAVALCILLCKKVSHIKSL, encoded by the coding sequence ATGGCGTACGCTTTTTATCAACCAAGGATATTGCAAAATTTAGAATTGGTTGAATTAGCGCGTTGGTTAGGAATTGTGCAAGGGTTAATTGTTGCGGTGGTTGAACCTTTGAATGGAGGAATTTCCGATCGCCTCCAGCAACGTTTGGGTAGTCGCTTACCAATGATTAGTACGGGAGTGCTGTTAGCTGGGGTGATTTTTGTCAGTGTTTCGTTGTTGGCTGACTACAATTTACCCACGGGTATGCGGTGGATAATTCCCGTACTGATGACAGCTTGGGTAATGGCGATGATTATTTTTCGCGGCCCGGCGATCGCACTTTTAACTCAGTTTGTCCCGACAACCGCATTACCCCAAGTTAATGCCATCTTAGTACTGATATTTGGTACGCTAGGAGCGATCGCACCGTTATTACACACCTTACTTGATAGTATGGGTGCGTCAATCACTTTCATGTTAGGTGCGATCGCTTTAGTTTTGGGTGCATATATTCTGCAATTATTCACTCCCAAACATACTTTGATTGCTGCAATTCAGCCAGATAAATCGGCGACTGCACCTTCTGTATTATTACTCCTAATTTTTATCATCGGTTTAGCGACAGGATTTGAAATTAACTTGTTATTGGGCATTTTTCCCCAAAAGTTGCAAACTCAGCTACCTGGATTGTCAGTAGAATTTATTGCTTCGGAAATACTCTTAGTTTCTGCGATCGCATCTGTACCTTTAGGTGACTGGACAGCAGATTTAGGTGCAAACAAGTCCATGTTGCTGGGTGTCGGAACAATGACGGGTTTGATGGGGTTAACAGTATTAAATGATAGTTCGATTCTGGCGATCGCTTTAATTTTGACTTTTGGGATAAGTTTAAGTTTAGTCTTGATGAGCATCATTCCCTTGGTGTTAGGGAAACTAGCTGTAACTCAGGCTGGCTTGGGGATAGGTTTATATTTGGGTGGGAGTGCTGGCGGAACTGCAATCGTTTCATTATTAATCAAGCAAATTGGTATAACATCCGTCGCTGCATTTTTGTTGGCGGAAGTCGCCTGTGTGGCAGTAGCTTTGTGTATTCTTTTGTGTAAGAAAGTTTCTCATATCAAATCTCTGTAA
- a CDS encoding FAD-binding domain-containing protein, translated as MLRKFTSRDELITYLREQFPQAAERDNHISNTIGGRKAAQKALQKVDPAAYSKTRNFFTGAVTKLSPYIRYGVLSLAEIREYVLDNVKHPEDATKLINELGWRDYWQRLYVKLGDGIWQDQEEYKTGYTVSEYAPELPQDIQAGSTGRVCIDSFSQELRETGYLHNHGRMWLAAYIVHWRRICWQAGAKWFLQHLLDGDPASNNMSWQWVASTFSHKPYFFNRENLERYTKGVHCQKCPLYGHCDFEGSYEELEQKLFPKGEFTKKPNSQSWQHGKKGKK; from the coding sequence ATGCTACGTAAATTTACTAGTCGGGATGAATTGATAACGTATCTGCGCGAACAATTTCCCCAAGCCGCAGAACGTGACAACCATATTAGTAATACTATTGGCGGACGCAAAGCAGCCCAAAAAGCATTACAAAAAGTAGACCCAGCCGCCTACAGCAAAACCCGTAACTTTTTTACAGGCGCAGTTACAAAACTTTCACCATACATTCGCTATGGGGTGTTAAGTCTAGCCGAAATCCGCGAATATGTACTTGATAACGTCAAACATCCAGAAGATGCTACCAAACTAATTAACGAATTAGGCTGGCGTGATTATTGGCAGCGATTGTATGTCAAGCTAGGTGATGGCATCTGGCAAGACCAAGAAGAATATAAAACAGGTTACACAGTCTCAGAATACGCCCCAGAACTACCCCAAGACATTCAAGCAGGTAGTACAGGGCGAGTTTGTATCGACAGTTTCAGCCAAGAATTGCGAGAAACTGGCTATTTACACAACCACGGGCGGATGTGGTTAGCGGCTTACATCGTTCATTGGCGGCGTATTTGTTGGCAAGCCGGGGCTAAATGGTTTTTGCAACATCTTTTAGATGGTGATCCTGCCAGTAATAATATGTCTTGGCAATGGGTAGCCAGCACATTTAGCCATAAACCATATTTTTTCAACCGCGAGAATTTAGAACGCTATACCAAAGGTGTTCATTGTCAAAAATGCCCACTATACGGGCATTGTGACTTTGAAGGTAGCTACGAAGAATTAGAACAAAAGTTATTTCCCAAAGGGGAATTTACCAAAAAGCCAAATAGCCAAAGTTGGCAGCATGGCAAAAAAGGGAAAAAATAA
- a CDS encoding PEP-CTERM sorting domain-containing protein (PEP-CTERM proteins occur, often in large numbers, in the proteomes of bacteria that also encode an exosortase, a predicted intramembrane cysteine proteinase. The presence of a PEP-CTERM domain at a protein's C-terminus predicts cleavage within the sorting domain, followed by covalent anchoring to some some component of the (usually Gram-negative) cell surface. Many PEP-CTERM proteins exhibit an unusual sequence composition that includes large numbers of potential glycosylation sites. Expression of one such protein has been shown restore the ability of a bacterium to form floc, a type of biofilm.), producing the protein MSLKKITCSVLLLTSAIASVAYAGSAHAISLTYTAGAYRTPKVTNEGAFSESVNNSNFVTVDFNNVNDKNFKGNDLVEYTFSQGSYSTSPGSTGIFNDQWAPAGVNGEVNQSKYLAVFANNSVSIKAKSGGVFNYFGLDAGALSGGNTFELLKGGVTVAKWNFEQLNKIATVVGINMNNQKNGFFEFFSDGKDDNFDEIRLSQVGGGGFESDNHTFHLGKGKFSQAQATPEPSVTLGMLAVGGMFLYQRRRQKLQNS; encoded by the coding sequence ATGTCTCTCAAAAAAATTACTTGTAGTGTTCTTCTTTTGACATCTGCGATCGCATCTGTGGCTTATGCTGGTTCTGCCCATGCTATTAGCTTGACTTACACCGCAGGTGCTTACAGAACACCCAAAGTTACAAATGAAGGTGCGTTCTCGGAAAGTGTTAACAACAGTAATTTTGTCACTGTTGATTTCAATAATGTCAATGACAAAAATTTTAAAGGCAACGATCTAGTCGAGTACACATTCTCTCAAGGTAGCTATTCGACCAGCCCTGGAAGTACAGGTATTTTTAATGATCAATGGGCTCCGGCTGGTGTAAATGGTGAAGTCAACCAAAGTAAATATTTAGCAGTATTTGCAAATAACTCTGTCAGCATCAAAGCCAAAAGTGGTGGCGTTTTCAACTATTTTGGTTTGGATGCAGGTGCTTTAAGTGGTGGTAACACTTTTGAACTACTTAAAGGCGGGGTAACAGTAGCGAAATGGAACTTCGAGCAGTTGAATAAGATTGCTACCGTTGTTGGTATCAATATGAATAACCAAAAGAACGGCTTCTTTGAGTTTTTCTCTGACGGTAAAGACGATAACTTTGACGAAATCAGACTTTCTCAAGTTGGGGGTGGTGGTTTTGAATCTGATAACCACACATTTCACCTGGGTAAAGGTAAGTTTTCTCAAGCTCAAGCTACTCCTGAGCCTAGTGTTACTTTAGGGATGTTAGCCGTAGGTGGTATGTTCTTGTACCAACGCCGCAGACAAAAATTACAAAATAGCTAG
- a CDS encoding AI-2E family transporter has product MRRSASLQTLLFYGLSGPIIALNVGLLSILFNYFKHPITIVSVAAILAFLLNYPVKFFERARITRTQAVIIVLLVTLTLFVILGVTLVPIVIDQTIQLLNKIPDWLTASQTNLEQLEAFAQKRRLPLDLRVLSNQINASIQNIVQQLASGAVGVAGTLLSGLLNIVLVVVLAFYMLLYGDRVWLGLINLLPSHIGVPLTISLQLNFQRFFLSQLLLGLFMIVTLTPIFLVMKAPFALLFAIVIGISELIPFIGATLGISLVTILVMLQNGWLGVQVAIAAMIMQQIKDNLLAPKLLGDFIGLNPIWIFISILIGFEIAGLLGTLVAVPIAGTIKGTFDAIKTNKGGNFVSPFTISHDPPEDRIN; this is encoded by the coding sequence ATGCGCCGTTCAGCCTCTCTGCAAACTCTGTTATTCTACGGTTTGAGCGGCCCGATTATCGCTCTCAATGTTGGGCTGCTATCAATACTTTTCAACTATTTTAAGCATCCCATCACGATTGTTAGTGTTGCGGCGATTTTAGCTTTTTTACTGAATTACCCAGTGAAGTTTTTTGAACGCGCCCGCATCACTCGGACACAGGCAGTCATCATAGTGTTGTTGGTGACATTGACATTGTTTGTCATTTTGGGTGTGACTTTAGTCCCAATCGTGATTGACCAAACAATTCAACTGTTAAATAAAATTCCTGATTGGTTAACTGCAAGTCAAACCAACTTAGAACAACTAGAAGCATTTGCCCAAAAGCGCCGTTTACCTTTAGATTTACGAGTACTGAGTAATCAAATTAATGCCAGTATACAAAACATAGTCCAGCAGTTAGCATCTGGGGCGGTGGGTGTAGCTGGGACTTTGCTATCGGGCTTATTAAATATTGTACTGGTGGTTGTACTGGCATTTTATATGCTTTTGTATGGCGATCGCGTCTGGCTCGGTTTAATCAATCTTTTGCCATCTCACATTGGCGTACCTTTGACGATATCTCTACAGCTAAATTTTCAAAGATTTTTCTTGAGTCAATTGCTACTTGGCTTATTCATGATAGTGACTCTCACCCCGATTTTTCTTGTGATGAAAGCGCCTTTTGCCTTATTGTTTGCCATAGTTATCGGCATATCAGAACTGATTCCCTTTATTGGGGCAACCTTGGGCATTAGTTTGGTGACAATTTTAGTAATGCTGCAAAACGGTTGGTTAGGAGTGCAAGTTGCGATCGCTGCAATGATTATGCAACAAATTAAAGATAATCTCTTAGCACCCAAATTACTCGGTGACTTTATCGGTCTCAACCCCATTTGGATTTTTATTTCTATTTTGATTGGATTTGAAATTGCGGGATTGTTAGGTACACTTGTGGCTGTTCCCATCGCTGGCACTATTAAAGGCACATTTGATGCCATCAAAACCAACAAAGGAGGTAATTTCGTCTCACCTTTCACCATTTCCCACGACCCGCCAGAAGACCGGATAAATTAG
- the cbiE gene encoding precorrin-6y C5,15-methyltransferase (decarboxylating) subunit CbiE yields the protein MKWLSIIGIGEDGLQGLSAIARSIIAQAEVIIGGDRHLAMLPSDDQRQKIPWTSPFSASVAEIISRRGQQICILASGDPMCYGVGVTLTRHIPISEITIIPAPSAFSLACARLGWSLTEVETISLCGRPASLLQAYIYPQAKLLILSADKETPQIVAEILKNRGYGQSKMIVLERLGGIHERIIASTAAAWSETEIADLNTIAVECLADIGVTALPRLPGLPDHAFHHDGQLTKREVRAITLSTLAPLPGELLWDVGAGCGSISIEWMRTHPRCRAIAIEQNSSRLQYIADNAAALGTPNLEVIAGKSPPALQNLPTPDAIFIGGGVTAAGLFDICWTVLPSGGRLVANVVTIEGEQTLFQWYEKVGGSFTRIAIQRAEPIGKFLGWRAMAPVTQWIAIK from the coding sequence TTGAAATGGCTTTCTATTATAGGTATTGGCGAAGATGGGTTACAGGGTTTAAGTGCGATCGCCCGTTCTATAATTGCCCAAGCTGAAGTTATTATCGGAGGCGATCGGCATTTGGCGATGCTTCCCAGTGATGACCAGCGCCAGAAAATTCCTTGGACTTCTCCGTTTAGTGCATCAGTCGCCGAAATTATCAGCCGTCGTGGTCAGCAAATCTGCATTTTAGCCAGTGGCGATCCTATGTGTTACGGCGTGGGTGTGACTTTAACTCGACACATTCCCATTTCAGAAATCACAATTATTCCCGCACCTTCAGCCTTTAGCCTCGCCTGCGCCAGACTGGGATGGTCATTAACAGAAGTCGAAACTATCAGCTTGTGTGGTCGTCCCGCAAGTTTGCTTCAGGCTTATATTTATCCCCAAGCCAAGTTATTAATTTTGAGCGCCGACAAGGAAACACCGCAAATTGTGGCAGAAATCCTGAAAAATCGGGGCTATGGTCAAAGTAAAATGATTGTTCTAGAACGTTTAGGTGGCATTCATGAACGAATAATTGCAAGTACAGCCGCCGCTTGGAGTGAAACAGAAATTGCTGACTTAAATACCATCGCCGTTGAATGTCTGGCTGACATTGGCGTTACAGCCTTACCAAGATTACCAGGATTGCCAGATCATGCCTTTCACCATGACGGACAATTAACCAAACGAGAAGTCAGGGCAATTACTTTATCAACATTAGCACCCTTACCAGGGGAACTTTTGTGGGATGTCGGCGCGGGTTGTGGTTCCATTTCCATTGAATGGATGCGGACTCATCCCCGGTGTCGAGCGATCGCCATTGAACAAAATTCATCTAGACTGCAATATATTGCCGATAACGCCGCCGCTTTGGGTACGCCAAACCTAGAAGTTATTGCAGGGAAATCACCCCCAGCTTTGCAAAACTTACCCACACCAGACGCGATTTTCATTGGTGGTGGCGTGACAGCAGCCGGATTGTTTGATATTTGCTGGACAGTACTACCTTCTGGCGGTCGTTTAGTCGCCAATGTTGTCACCATCGAAGGCGAGCAAACCTTATTTCAATGGTATGAAAAAGTTGGTGGCAGTTTTACCCGCATCGCCATTCAACGAGCAGAACCCATTGGTAAATTTTTAGGCTGGCGAGCAATGGCTCCTGTGACTCAATGGATTGCTATCAAATAG